A stretch of Cucumis sativus cultivar 9930 chromosome 2, Cucumber_9930_V3, whole genome shotgun sequence DNA encodes these proteins:
- the LOC101221580 gene encoding putative disease resistance protein RGA3: protein MAEFLWTFAVQEILKKVLTLVAEQIILAREVKDVLQQLQKELVESQKIVSAITTQRQNHYSPDSLVTQWVNDLQLIVHEADDLLDLFVYEHLQQRVNPSAHGKIIKKVPHFLCASARTKKMKEIIALLNKHCTKLPHLLQLEPTPSNIAETEVAQIQETVSKPEDYVVGRNREVETIVDRVIDASKQELNSILPVFGMGGLGKTTLAKSVFNHDRIKNHFGITIWIYVSQPFVINNILQAILQKVEVHSSDCSNNREALLEKLTENMGEKTYFLVLDDVWNENKMLWEKLKECLMSITHMSGNSILVTTRSSGIAKMMEENIGSHELRKLSDDQCWSIFRNFANAKDVPMTSNLEFVQKEFDKRIGGLPLIAKVLGAAVPFSGDHDQWVANIKSVLTTPIKEEEFVKFTLKLSVDRLPNASVKQCFAYCSNFSKGCEFDKKQVIRMWMAQGFTQPDERNNETMEDTGERYFNILLSFCLFQDVVKNERGIIEKVRMHDLIHDIACQVSNDKKLRIDHIISSNWKDWTKDDKILVSKLRTINFYDRHHVVVQDKIGDFTGLRVLTIENYIVEELPNSIFKLKHLRYLDISYCYSIKKLPESIVLLYNLQTLRFHLLSKGFLPKNVGQMISLRHLEFSSIDKQMSPYLSQLIQLETLPKFAVGFEKGCKITELGVLRNLKGLLKLQRLEHVESKEEAETAKLVEKENLEEVHFVWTKERKRKVENKNDLEVLEGLQPPKNVEYLRIKYFLGGCLPNQTFVENLVKIELRDCGNCEKLPRLGQLGNLEILDISWFERVKSIGNEFYGNSSNNQRSLFPRLKELYVDEMRRIGEWEEVGSNVKAFPRLERLYIGCCRDLVKIPDVFGYCDEYGEKHLEVVEIIEHLWLDRPSNLWSFVTTQGGALANLLSRRTRSFFYYRKERRQMKEKIKEKLRFALYVQSAATQFIVKVPTPTPTPKPKIRSFSPCFF from the exons ATGGCTGAGTTCTTATGGACTTTTGCTGTgcaagaaattttgaagaagGTCCTAACTCTTGTGGCTGAGCAGATCATTCTAGCAAGGGAGGTCAAGGATGTGCTACAACAACTACAAAAAGAGCTAGTTGAGTCTCAAAAAATTGTTAGTGCTATCACTACCCAAAGACAAAATCATTATTCACCAGATAGCTTAGTGACTCAGTGGGTGAATGATCTTCAACTTATTGTTCATGAGGCTGACGACTTGCtggatttgtttgtttatgaaCATCTTCAGCAAAGAGTGAACCCATCAGCTcatggaaaaataataaaaaag GTACCTCATTTCTTATGCGCTTCGGCAAGgactaaaaaaatgaaggaaattaTAGCGTTGTTAAACAAACATTGCACCAAATTACCTCACTTACTTCAACTTGAGCCTACACCCTCAAACATTGCAGAGACTGAAGTTGCGCAAATTCAAGAGACAGTCTCAAAGCCTGAAGATTATGTGGTGGGAAGGAACAGGGAAGTTGAAACCATAGTTGATCGAGTGATTGATGCCAGCAAACAGGAACTCAATTCTATTTTACCCGTTTTTGGAATGGGTGGATTAGGAAAAACCACTTTGGCAAAGTCGGTCTTCAACCATGATAGGatcaaaaatcattttggtatCACTATTTGGATATATGTGTCACAACCTTTTGTCATCAACAACATTTTGCAAGCAATCTTACAAAAGGTGGAGGTTCATTCTAGTGATTGCTCCAACAATAGGGAGGCCTTACTTGAAAAGCTTACAGAAAACATGGGAgagaaaacatattttcttgttcttgACGATGTTtggaatgaaaacaaaatgttgtgGGAGAAGTTGAAGGAATGTTTGATGAGTATTACTCATATGTCAGGAAATAGTATTCTTGTCACTACAAGGAGCAGTGGAATTGCAAAAATgatggaagaaaatattggaagtcatgaattaagaaaattatctGATGACCAATGTTGGTCAATATTTAGGAACTTTGCCAATGCCAAGGATGTACCAATGACTTCCAATTTGGAGTTTGTGCAAAAAGAGTTTGATAAAAGAATCGGTGGTCTTCCATTAATCGCTAAAGTTTTGGGAGCAGCAGTTCCATTTTCAGGAGACCATGACCAGTGGGTAGCAAATATAAAAAGCGTTCTAACAACTCCAATAAAAGAGGAAGAGTTTGTTAAATTCACATTGAAGTTAAGCGTTGATCGTCTACCAAATGCTTCAGTAAAGCAGTGTTTTGCTTATTGTTCAAATTTTTCCAAGGGTTGTGAGTTTGACAAAAAGCAAGTGATTCGAATGTGGATGGCACAAGGATTTACTCAACCAGATGAAAGAAACAATGAAACAATGGAAGATACAGGAGAAAGGTACTTTAACATCTTGTTGTCTTTCTGCTTATTTCAAGATGTTGTTAAGAATGAAAGAGGAATAATTGAGAAGGTTCGAATGCATGATCTTATACATGATATTGCTTGTCAAgtttcaaatgataaaaagttGCGAATAGATCAcatcatttcatcaaattgGAAAGATTGGACGAAAGATGACAAAATACTTGTGAGCAAGTTAcgaacaataaatttttatgatCGTCATCATGTGGTGGTTCAGGATAAGATTGGGGACTTTACTGGTTTGCGTGTTTTgacaattgaaaattatattgttgagGAGTTACCAAACTCAATATTCAAGTTGAAGCACTTGAGATATCTAGACATTTCGTATTGTTATTCAATAAAGAAGCTTCCTGAATCTATTGTTCTGCTTTATAATTTGCAAACACTGAGATTTCATCTCTTAAGCAAGGGATTTCTACCAAAAAACGTTGGACAAATGATTAGTTTGAGGCATTTGGAGTTCTCATCTATCGATAAACAAATGTCTCCCTATTTGAGTCAATTGATTCAACTTGAAACATTGCCTAAATTTGCAGTAGGTTTTGAGAAGGGTTGTAAGATTACAGAACTTGGGGTTCTAAGAAACCTGAAAGGGTTGTTGAAGCTTCAACGTTTAGAACATGTTGAAAGTAAAGAAGAAGCCGAAACTGCAAAATTAGTGGAAAAGGAGAATCTAGAAGAAGTACATTTTGTGTGgacaaaggaaaggaagagaaaagtAGAGAATAAGAATGATTTGGAAGTGTTGGAAGGACTTCAACCACCCAAAAATGTAGAATATTTGAGAATCAAATACTTTTTAGGTGGGTGTTTACCAAACCAGACGTTTGTTGAGAATTTAGTGAAAATAGAGCTAAGAGATTGTGGAAATTGTGAGAAGCTTCCAAGGCTTGGGCAATTAGGAAATCTAGAGATACTTGATATTTCATGGTTTGAAAGAGTAAAGAGTATAGGGAATGAATTCTATGGAAACAGCTCCAACAACCAAAGGAGTTTATTCCCCAGGTTGAAGGAATTGTATGTTGATGAGATGAGGAGGATAGGAGAATGGGAAGAAGTGGGAAGTAATGTTAAAGCTTTCCCACGTCTTGAACGTTTGTATATTGGTTGTTGTAGAGATTTAGTGAAAATTCCAGATGTTTTTGGGTATTGTGATGAGTATGGTGAGAAGCATCTGGAAGTTGTGGAAATTATTGAACATTTGTGGTTAGACCGACCTTCAAATTTGTGGTCTTTTGTTACAACGCAAGGAGGAGCATTGGCCAATTTGCTATCCAGAAGAACTCGCTCTTTCTTCTATTACcgaaaagaaagaagacaaatgaaagaaaaaataaaagaaaaattgcgGTTTGCTCTTTATGTGCAGTCTGCTGCGACCCAATTCATCGTCAAAGTCCCAACACCAACACCAACACCAAAGCCTAAAATTCGTTCTTTTTCTCCTTGCTTCTTCTAA
- the LOC101221344 gene encoding 4-coumarate--CoA ligase 2 translates to MISLAPLCDPQQPNNVSSSPPPSTPPTHVFRSKLPDIPIPDHLPLHTYSFQKLSQVSDRPCLIVGSTGKSYSYSETHLLSRKAAATFSKLGVKRGDVIMILLHNSPEFIFSFMGSSMLGAVATTANPYYTGAEISRQLKASGAKFVVTYSRCVDKLRESCGDVLTIVTIDAPPENCLSFSMVYDADENDVPSVEIDTNDAVALPFSSGTTGLPKGVILTHKNMVSSVAQQVDGENPNLYLKRNDVVLCVLPMFHIFSLSSIVLISMRSGAALLLIEKFEIESLLRLVERHKVTVATVVPPLVVSLVKNPKVADFDLSSIRLVLSGAAPLRKELEEALMERLPQAIFGQGYGMTEAGPVLSMCSAFAKEPPMPTKSGSCGRVVRNSELKVVDPITGASLTYNQPGEICVRGPQVMKGYLNDPVSTSLTVDVEGWLHTGDIGFVDDEEEIFIVDRVKEIIKFKGFQVAPAELEALLVTHTSIVDAAVVPQNDDVAGEVPVAFIVPSTHNELSEESVKEFIAKQVVFYKRLHKVYFVKTIPKSPSGKILRKELKAKLSIT, encoded by the exons ATGATATCCCTAGCCCCTCTCTGCGACCCCCAGCAACCCAATAATGTCTCCTCCTCTCCCCCTCCCTCCACTCCTCCCACCCATGTTTTCCGATCCAAATTACCCGACATTCCTATCCCCGACCATCTCCCTCTTCACACTTACTCCTTCCAGAAACTCTCCCAAGTTTCCGACCGCCCATGTTTGATCGTCGGCTCCACCGGAAAATCCTATTCCTACTCCGAAACCCACCTCCTTTCCCGCAAAGCCGCCGCCACTTTCTCCAAACTTGGTGTTAAGAGAGGGGATGTTATTATGATTCTCCTCCATAATTCTCctgaatttattttctcttttatggGTTCCTCCATGCTCGGCGCCGTCGCTACCACCGCCAATCCTTACTACACGGGGGCGGAGATTTCTAGGCAGCTGAAGGCCTCCGGTGCTAAGTTCGTTGTTACTTACTCCCGATGCGTTGATAAGTTACGAGAATCATGTGGTGATGTTCTCACTATTGTCACCATCGATGCCCCGCCGGAGAATTGTCTGAGCTTCTCGATGGTTTACGACGCCGATGAGAACGATGTTCCGTCTGTCGAGATTGATACGAACGATGCCGTTGCTCTGCCGTTCTCCTCCGGGACGACCGGCCTCCCCAAGGGTGTGATTTTGACTCATAAGAACATGGTGTCGAGTGTGGCTCAACAG GTTGATGGAGAAAATCCGAacctatatttaaaaagaaacgaCGTAGTTTTATGCGTGTTACCaatgtttcatatattctCATTGAGTAGCATAGTTTTGATATCGATGAGATCAGGGGCAGCGTTGCTTTTGATCGAGAAATTCGAGATCGAGTCATTGCTACGACTAGTAGAGAGACACAAGGTGACGGTGGCAACGGTGGTGCCACCTCTCGTGGTGTCGCTAGTAAAGAACCCGAAGGTTGCAGATTTTGACTTGAGCTCGATTCGATTAGTGCTTTCCGGAGCCGCACCCTTGCGAAAGGAGCTGGAGGAGGCTCTCATGGAAAGGCTTCCTCAAGCCATTTTTGGTCAG GGCTATGGTATGACGGAAGCGGGTCCAGTGCTGAGCATGTGCTCGGCTTTTGCAAAGGAGCCACCGATGCCAACAAAATCTGGCTCCTGCGGCCGCGTTGTTAGAAACTCGGAGCTTAAAGTTGTTGATCCAATAACTGGTGCCTCACTTACTTATAATCAACCCGGAGAGATTTGTGTTCGAGGTCCCCAAGTTATGAaag GTTATTTGAATGACCCGGTGTCCACATCATTGACTGTCGACGTGGAGGGTTGGCTTCATACGGGTGATATTGGATTCGTTGACGacgaagaagaaatttttataGTTGATAGAGTCAAAgagattattaaatttaaaggttTCCAG GTGGCACCAGCAGAGTTAGAGGCCCTTCTCGTAACCCATACATCTATTGTTGATGCTGCTGTTGTACC GCAAAACGACGATGTTGCTGGTGAAGTTCCCGTAGCTTTCATAGTTCCATCAACTCATAATGAACTTTCTGAGGAATCAGTAAAAGAATTCATAGCAAAGCAG GTTGTGTTCTACAAGAGATTGCACAAAGTATATTTTGTGAAAACAATTCCAAAATCACCTTCTGGAAAGATCTTGAGAAAGGAACTCAAAGCCAAACTCTCAATCACATAA